The Candidatus Izemoplasma sp. genomic sequence AACCCGTGGATTTAGAACGATTTAAAGTTGTTAGACACGAAGTATCTTAATCCTTATTTAGAAAAATCAGTATTTAAGATGAAGAAGCTCATTTCATTTAGTATTATAACGATAAGGTGATGATATGGGAAAAAAGAAAAAGAAAAAGAAAGTGCTCTGTCCGTGTTTTAAAATCACGAAACAGGATGTAAAAGAGCACATTAGAAACGGTGTTACAACGTATCAAGAATTACAAAAATTAACGATGATTGGAACGAAGTGTTCCTCTTGTAAAAAGAAAACCAAAAAGAAATTTAAAA encodes the following:
- a CDS encoding (2Fe-2S)-binding protein; translation: MGKKKKKKKVLCPCFKITKQDVKEHIRNGVTTYQELQKLTMIGTKCSSCKKKTKKKFKKYKEKLGAN